In Motacilla alba alba isolate MOTALB_02 chromosome 21, Motacilla_alba_V1.0_pri, whole genome shotgun sequence, the following are encoded in one genomic region:
- the C21H1orf50 gene encoding uncharacterized protein C1orf50 homolog, which yields MAAPLTVHAEASAEATPQGGSGGSCLSMAEGGLEPGDDGRGPGPGPGPGLALVEGSAGRAGRVGDPGDLVALAQQVQQANDFVRANACSKLTVIAEQIRHLQEQARKVLDEANRDADLNHVACNLVKKPGNVYYMYRRESGQRYFSILSPKEWGTTPHEFLGAYKLQHDMSWTPFEDIERRDAEITVLEKLLNQQAALPLCTEPNFQGLTKSHK from the exons ATGGCCGCACCCCTCACCGTGCACGCTGAGGCCTCAGCGGAAGCCACTCCACAGGGCGGAAGCGGTGGGTCGTGCTTGTCCATGGCGGAGGGCGGCTTGGAGCCCGGGGATGACGGCCgcggtcccggtcccggtcccggtcccgggCTAGCCCTGGTCGAGGGCAGTGCCGGCCGCGCTGGCCGCGTCGGGGACCCCGGGGACCTAGTGGCCCTGGCCCAGCAGGTGCAGCAG GCCAATGACTTTGTCCGAGCAAATGCCTGCAGCAAACTGACAGTCATCGCCGAGCAGATCCggcacctgcaggagcaggcacGGAAG GTCTTAGATGAAGCTAACAGGGATGCTGATCTGAACCATGTGGCCTGCAACCTTGTGAAGAAGCCAGGAAATGTTTACTACATGTACAGGCGGGAGAGTGGGCAGCGGTATTTCTCCATCCTGTCTCCTAAG GAATGGGGTACCACTCCCCATGAATTTCTTGGTGCCTATAAGCTCCAGCATGACATGTCCTGGACTCCGTTTGAGGACATAGAGAGACGAGATGCTGAAATAACtgtcctggagaagctgctgaaccagcaggcagcactgcccctgTGCACGGAGCCCAACTTCCAGGGCCTGACCAAGTCACACAAGTGA
- the P3H1 gene encoding prolyl 3-hydroxylase 1 encodes MALSPPLLLLLLLPALLMVLLARAATPPEPIPVPTLAPGDPPLPAQSPDALFAAGAEAYARGDWPTVVLQMERALRARAAVRSRLMRCRLRCANATAGLAEGTESQPDPVLRDLWFFRALLRRAACLRGCGPAAPSRYRLGEELDREFGRRSPYNYLQVAYFKMNRPAQAAAAAHTFFVANPGHQEMRQNLEYYQAMVGVHEDDFTDLEAKPHLSKFQLGIRFYTEEQPAAAILHLEKALEEYFVADAECRALCEGPYDYEGYNYLEYNADLFQAITDHSMQVLSCKQGCVTELASQPGQEKPLEDFLPSHFNYLQFAYYNNGNYEKAIECAKTYLLFFPHDEVMNQNLAYYTAVLGENLARLIHPREEIQVYYQQSLMEKELLFFSYDVFGIPFVDPDTWTPEEVIPKRLREKQKAERETAARISEEIGNLMKEIETLVEEKAKESADMSKFIREGGPLVYEGASVTMNSKALNGSQRVVVDGVLSAEECRELQRLTNAAASAGDGYRGKTSPHTPSETFYGVTVLKALKLGQEGKVPLHSAYLYYNVTEKVRHMIESYFRLEVPLHFSYSHLVCRTAIDEKQEGRSDNSHEVHVDNCILNAEALLCVKEPPAYTFRDYSAILYLNGDFEGGAFYFTELDAKTETAEVQPQCGRAVGFSSGSENPHGVKAVTKGQRCAIALWFTLDPRHSERERVQADDLVKMLFGMEEGDLEPEPEKESPAAIVVGKDEL; translated from the exons ATGGCGCTATCGCCCCCGCTCcttctgctgttgctgctgccgGCGTTGCTGATGGTGCTGCTGGCGCGGGCGGCCACGCCACCGGAACCGATCCCGGTCCCGACCCTAGCACCGGGCGACCCGCCGTTGCCCGCCCAGTCCCCGGACGCGCTGTTCGCCGCCGGTGCCGAGGCTTACGCGCGGGGGGACTGGCCCACCGTAGTGCTGCAGATGGAgcgggcgctgcgggcgcgGGCCGCCGTGCGCTCCCGTCTGATGCGGTGCCGCCTGCGCTGCGCCAACGCCACAGCGGGGCTGGCGGAGGGGACCGAGTCCCAACCCGACCCGGTGCTCCGAGACTTGTGGTTCTTTCGGGCGCTGCTTCGCCGCGCCGCCTGTTTGCGGGGCTGCGGGCCCGCTGCGCCCTCCCGGTACCGCCTGGGCGAGGAGCTGGACCGGGAGTTCGGCCGGCGCAGCCCCTACAACTACCTCCAGGTCGCCTATTTCAAG ATGAACCGGCCAGCacaggcggcggcggccgcaCACACTTTCTTCGTGGCCAACCCCGGGCACCAGGAGATGAGGCAGAACCTGGAGTACTACCAGGCCATGGTGGGAGTCCACGAGGATGACTTCACGGACCTGGAGGCCAAACCCCACTTG AGCAAATTTCAGCTGGGCATCCGGTTTTacacagaggagcagccagctgctgccatcctgcacCTGGAGAAGGCGCTGGAGGAGTATTTTGTGGCAGACGCTGAGTGCCGCGCTCTCTGTGAGGGACCTTATGACTACGAGGGCTACAACTACCTTGAGTACAATGCAGACCTTTTCCAGGCCATTACAG ATCACTCCATGCAAGTGCTAAGCTGcaagcagggctgtgtcacagagctggcctcccagcctggccaggagaAGCCTTTGGAGGATTTCCTGCCCTCACACTTCAACTACCTGCAGTTTGCCTACTACAACA ATGGGAATTATGAAAAAGCCATTGAATGCGCCAAAACCTATTTGCTCTTCTTCCCACATGATGAGGTGATGAACCAAAATTTGGCCTATTACACCGCCGTCCTGGGGGAAAACCTGGCCAGACTCATCCATCCGCGAGAG GAGATCCAGGTATATTACCAGCAGAGTCTgatggagaaggagctgctcttCTTCAGCTATGACGTCTTTGGCATCCCTTTTGTGGACCCG GACACATGGACACCTGAAGAGGTGATACCAAAAAGACTGCGAGAGAAACAGAA GGCGGAGCGGGAGACAGCAGCACGCATCTCTGAGGAAATCGGCAACCTCATGAAGGAGATTGAGACACTGGTGGAGGAGAAGGCCAAAGAGTCTGCCGACATGAGCAAGTTCATCCGAGAAG GTGGCCCTTTGGTATACGAAGGAGCCAGTGTCACCATGAACTCCAAGGCCCTGAATGGCTCCCAGCGTGTCGTGGTGGATGGAGTCCTTTCTGCTGAGGAGTGCCGAGAACTGCAGAGACTCACTAAT gcagctgcctcGGCTGGAGATGGCTATCGGGGGAAGACCTCTCCTCACACTCCCAGTGAGACCTTCTATGGCGTGACTGTCCTCAAGGCCCTCAAG ctggggcaggagggcaaGGTGCCCCTGCACAGTGCCTACTTGTACTACAACGTGACAGAGAAGGTGCGGCACATGATTGAGTCCTACTTCCGCCTGGAGGTCCCACTCCACTTTTCCTACTCCCACCTAGTGTGCCGCACAGCCATTGATG AGAAGCAAGAAGGCCGGAGTGACAACAGCCATGAGGTGCACGTGGACAACTGCATTCTCAATGCAGAGGCACTGTTGTGTGTGAAGGAACCCCCAGCCTACACTTTCCGGGATTACAG TGCAATCCTCTACCTCAATGGGGACTTTGAAGGAGGAGCTTTCTACTTCACCGAGCTGGATGCCAAGACTGAGACC GCAGAGGTCCAACCGCAATGTGGCCGTGCTGTGGGCTTCTCCTCTGGCTCAGAGAACCCACATGGGGTGAAAGCTGTGACCAAGGGTCAGCGCTGCGCTATTGCCCTCTGGTTCACCCTGGACCCTCGGCATAGTGAACGG GAGCGTGTGCAGGCAGATGACCTGGTGAAGATGCTTTTTGGCATGGAAGAGGGGGATTTGGAGCCAGAGCCAGAGAAGGAATCACCGGCTGCCATTGTGGTGGGGAAGGATGAGCTGTGA